Proteins found in one Streptococcus criceti HS-6 genomic segment:
- a CDS encoding putative cross-wall-targeting lipoprotein signal domain-containing proteiin: MQKNTFSKRKTKFAGLCGAILATTTIAMGVGATVQADETAAPSATDATAQETTPADTKQDQKSFETTPVDTSQDTQVTTPTGTFTIASSPAQTAVTAEQTVPAANENTSTAAEAPVQQAPATAASTENSNQASVPASQMNTNTQQPKSADNIATKPADTTEYGSVDFNQTLTSTAKTAPVTDVNYNGSQDVYITVDDPSQPYTPNADNIAKYLNEYLTQLRNINGINVPVPPANDLMKSWAQGRANEEASEADSIDHQTKLAFPSGVSVYSEDGHEDSLSSIAPTNQAGQNLGSDQATAYYLALSWFADYFNIAGSKDDANGMTSFGHALSILSNSGDGMALGFANGTGQENGGFYAMLEFGSNSNVQNNDGFAADTKDANGNWILTYNGKQVLFLPKTTFHYVTKDPNAKPDPNQNNGGQANDSAAGNGAQANDPANPAAGNSDNASNGAGNGQSGSGTAAVMPKTAELANKGAGMGSANASATAAKGDKNLPSTGDSVQTAVTAIGAVMIMAGLGLATKRKIQGQD, from the coding sequence ATGCAGAAGAACACATTCAGCAAACGTAAAACAAAATTCGCCGGTCTCTGTGGAGCCATCCTTGCTACAACGACCATCGCTATGGGGGTTGGCGCAACCGTTCAGGCTGATGAAACGGCAGCACCATCAGCTACTGATGCAACTGCTCAAGAAACAACCCCTGCAGATACAAAGCAAGACCAAAAAAGCTTTGAAACGACTCCTGTTGATACCAGCCAAGATACACAGGTAACGACACCGACAGGCACTTTCACGATTGCTAGCAGTCCTGCTCAAACAGCTGTAACAGCTGAACAAACTGTTCCCGCAGCAAACGAAAATACTTCAACCGCTGCTGAGGCACCTGTTCAACAAGCACCTGCCACTGCTGCAAGTACTGAAAACAGCAATCAGGCTAGTGTTCCAGCCAGCCAAATGAACACAAATACTCAACAACCAAAATCTGCTGATAATATCGCAACTAAACCAGCAGATACAACTGAGTACGGCAGTGTTGACTTCAATCAAACGTTGACCAGCACAGCAAAAACGGCTCCTGTTACCGATGTTAACTACAACGGTTCTCAGGATGTCTACATCACGGTTGATGATCCAAGCCAACCTTATACACCAAATGCGGATAACATTGCTAAGTACTTGAATGAGTACTTGACACAATTGCGTAATATCAACGGTATCAATGTTCCTGTTCCGCCAGCTAACGATTTGATGAAGAGCTGGGCTCAAGGACGTGCTAACGAGGAAGCTTCCGAAGCTGACAGCATTGATCACCAAACAAAATTGGCCTTCCCTTCCGGTGTTTCTGTCTATTCAGAAGATGGTCATGAAGATTCTCTCTCTTCCATTGCACCAACCAATCAAGCTGGCCAAAATTTGGGCTCTGATCAGGCAACAGCTTACTACTTGGCCCTCAGCTGGTTTGCTGACTACTTCAATATCGCTGGTAGCAAGGATGATGCAAATGGTATGACATCATTTGGTCATGCCCTTTCTATCCTTTCTAATAGCGGAGACGGTATGGCTCTAGGATTTGCCAACGGTACGGGGCAAGAAAATGGCGGTTTCTATGCTATGCTGGAATTCGGTAGCAATTCTAATGTGCAAAATAATGATGGTTTTGCTGCTGATACCAAGGATGCGAATGGCAACTGGATATTGACTTACAACGGTAAGCAAGTCTTGTTCCTACCTAAGACAACTTTCCACTATGTTACGAAAGATCCTAATGCTAAACCGGATCCAAACCAAAACAATGGCGGTCAAGCCAATGATTCGGCTGCTGGTAATGGTGCACAGGCTAATGATCCAGCCAATCCTGCAGCTGGTAATTCAGATAATGCAAGTAATGGAGCTGGTAACGGCCAATCGGGTTCTGGTACGGCTGCTGTAATGCCTAAGACAGCTGAATTGGCTAATAAGGGAGCAGGTATGGGGAGTGCTAATGCATCTGCTACTGCTGCCAAGGGAGATAAGAACCTTCCATCTACAGGTGACTCTGTTCAAACTGCCGTAACAGCTATTGGTGCTGTTATGATCATGGCTGGACTTGGACTTGCAACGAAACGTAAAATCCAAGGTCAAGACTAA
- a CDS encoding SGNH/GDSL hydrolase family protein, whose amino-acid sequence MNKRLFLAPAFFIACLLSFGLILNFLLPSAKGQLTRADFKHSRRVSNFNYVALGDSLTEGVGDSTNQGGFVPILSRQVETDYHHQVTSKNYGVAGNTSQQILTRMQDKADIQKDLKQADMMTLTVGGNDVMAVLRKNLADLSLDSFTKPAQAYQERLRKIIELARQGNKDLPIYVLGIYNPFYLNFPDLTQIQDVVDSWNDGTQAVTDEYDNVYFVPVNDLLYKGIDGQEGVAEASDSQSNTSVKNDALFEKDHFHPNNTGYQIMANAVLEKINETKDKW is encoded by the coding sequence ATGAATAAGCGATTGTTTTTAGCTCCAGCCTTTTTTATCGCCTGTCTTCTCTCTTTTGGTTTGATTCTTAATTTTCTTCTGCCCAGTGCCAAGGGTCAGCTAACAAGGGCTGATTTTAAGCATTCTAGAAGGGTTAGTAATTTTAACTATGTGGCTTTGGGAGATTCACTGACGGAAGGGGTTGGTGACTCCACTAATCAGGGGGGCTTTGTCCCCATCTTATCTAGGCAGGTAGAAACAGATTATCATCACCAAGTGACATCAAAAAATTACGGCGTAGCTGGCAATACTAGTCAGCAGATTTTAACTAGAATGCAGGATAAGGCTGATATCCAAAAAGATTTGAAGCAGGCTGATATGATGACCCTAACTGTCGGTGGCAATGATGTCATGGCAGTTCTGAGAAAGAATCTAGCGGACTTAAGTCTTGATAGTTTTACTAAACCTGCTCAAGCTTATCAGGAACGCTTGCGAAAGATTATTGAGCTGGCTCGTCAGGGTAACAAGGATCTGCCGATTTATGTCCTCGGCATCTACAATCCTTTTTACCTCAACTTTCCTGATCTAACTCAGATACAGGATGTTGTTGATTCATGGAATGACGGAACCCAAGCGGTAACGGACGAATATGATAATGTTTATTTCGTTCCTGTGAATGACTTACTTTATAAGGGTATTGATGGTCAAGAAGGAGTAGCAGAAGCCTCAGACAGTCAGTCTAATACGTCTGTTAAAAATGATGCTCTTTTTGAAAAGGATCATTTCCATCCTAATAATACTGGCTACCAGATTATGGCCAATGCTGTTTTGGAGAAAATTAATGAAACAAAGGACAAGTGGTAA
- a CDS encoding DegV family protein yields MSKIKIVTDSSITIEPELVESLGITVVPLSVMIDGVIYSDNDLKEEGKFLDLMRQSKEVPKTSQPPVGVFAEVYENLVKKGADQIVSIHITNSLSGTVEAARQGASIAGANVTVIDSTFTDQSMKHQVVQAALLAEQGASLEEVLAKIEEVRQKSELFIGVSTLENLVKGGRIGRVSGMLSSLLNIRVVMELKDSALNPVVKGRGQKTFVKWLDNFIEHARGRKVAEIGISYSGTPDWANTMKDRLEVLVDGEHISVLETGSTIQTHTGEGAFAVMVRYE; encoded by the coding sequence ATGTCTAAAATTAAAATTGTAACGGATTCCTCAATTACTATTGAGCCAGAACTGGTGGAGAGTTTGGGAATTACTGTTGTCCCCCTGTCGGTTATGATTGATGGGGTCATCTATAGTGATAATGATTTGAAGGAAGAAGGCAAGTTCCTAGATCTGATGCGACAGAGTAAAGAAGTGCCTAAAACCAGTCAGCCTCCCGTGGGTGTTTTTGCGGAAGTTTATGAAAACTTGGTCAAAAAAGGTGCAGATCAGATTGTCTCTATTCACATCACTAACAGCCTGTCTGGAACGGTTGAAGCTGCTCGTCAAGGGGCAAGTATTGCTGGTGCGAATGTGACGGTCATTGATTCAACCTTTACTGATCAGTCTATGAAGCATCAGGTGGTTCAGGCTGCCCTTCTGGCTGAACAAGGGGCCAGTCTGGAAGAAGTTTTAGCTAAGATAGAAGAAGTACGGCAAAAATCTGAACTCTTCATTGGGGTATCAACCTTAGAAAATTTAGTTAAGGGTGGCCGTATTGGGCGTGTTTCAGGGATGCTCTCTTCCCTTCTGAATATCCGAGTGGTGATGGAACTCAAGGACTCTGCTTTAAATCCTGTTGTCAAAGGCCGGGGACAGAAGACTTTTGTCAAATGGTTAGATAATTTTATTGAGCACGCTAGAGGACGTAAGGTTGCTGAAATTGGTATTTCTTATTCAGGAACACCTGATTGGGCCAATACCATGAAGGATAGGCTTGAAGTTTTAGTTGATGGTGAACATATTTCAGTTTTAGAAACTGGCTCTACTATTCAAACTCATACGGGTGAAGGAGCTTTTGCGGTTATGGTGCGCTATGAATAA
- a CDS encoding VanZ family protein, whose product MAKFIRRFFDEEAELTHLGCKLVWFLLEGYFLCLLYLCFCPQPISLKGVDTPNIHYWGRVPYLLVPFNSFVSIGKLDTFKELFWVIGQNFSNLLLLTPLVLGLLALRPDWRPWPKVLLMSFGMSLSIETTQVIIDWLFNANRVFEIDDLIFNSLGGLFALWLVSVVKFFIKKVRNK is encoded by the coding sequence ATGGCTAAATTTATCAGGAGATTCTTTGACGAAGAGGCAGAATTGACACATTTAGGATGTAAGTTAGTTTGGTTTCTGCTGGAAGGGTATTTTCTCTGCCTGCTCTATCTTTGTTTTTGTCCTCAACCAATTAGTTTAAAAGGTGTTGATACGCCCAATATCCATTATTGGGGACGGGTGCCCTACCTATTAGTGCCCTTCAATTCCTTTGTTTCTATCGGCAAGCTAGATACCTTTAAAGAACTTTTCTGGGTTATCGGGCAGAACTTTTCCAATCTGCTCCTATTAACACCCTTGGTTTTGGGACTTTTGGCCTTGCGTCCGGATTGGCGGCCTTGGCCCAAAGTCTTGTTAATGAGCTTTGGCATGAGCCTGAGCATTGAAACGACCCAAGTTATTATTGACTGGCTTTTCAATGCCAATCGGGTCTTTGAAATTGATGACCTCATTTTTAATAGTCTGGGCGGATTGTTTGCCCTCTGGCTGGTGTCTGTGGTAAAATTCTTTATAAAGAAAGTCAGAAATAAATAG
- a CDS encoding YutD family protein, with product MRKDITPDMLNYNKFPGPEFVYFDNQVRSEDIELELVDNYKEGFKLENFQQRFSRILLKYDYILGDWSSDELRLRGFYKDERVVKTDSKISRLDDYLKEYCNFGCAYFLLENPEPKEPKQEEEDRPRRKRDNRKRRSRQKSKQDFKRREQDNSYRQSNQKRHKPRPDSRRRDDRDQNQHFTIRKKGN from the coding sequence ATGCGAAAAGATATTACCCCTGATATGCTCAATTATAATAAGTTTCCGGGGCCCGAATTTGTCTATTTTGATAATCAGGTTCGCTCGGAAGATATTGAGTTAGAGCTGGTTGATAATTATAAAGAAGGTTTTAAACTGGAAAATTTTCAGCAGCGTTTTTCACGTATTCTGCTTAAATACGACTATATCCTTGGAGATTGGTCCAGTGATGAGCTCCGTCTGCGAGGCTTCTATAAAGATGAGCGAGTCGTTAAAACAGACAGCAAAATCAGTCGTTTGGATGACTACCTTAAGGAATATTGTAATTTTGGCTGTGCTTATTTCCTCCTAGAAAATCCAGAGCCAAAAGAACCTAAGCAAGAAGAAGAGGACCGACCTCGCCGCAAACGGGATAACCGCAAACGCCGCTCTCGTCAGAAGTCCAAGCAGGACTTTAAGAGGCGCGAGCAGGACAATTCTTACAGGCAATCCAATCAAAAGCGTCATAAACCAAGGCCAGACAGCAGAAGGCGTGACGATAGGGATCAGAACCAACATTTCACCATAAGAAAGAAGGGCAACTAA
- a CDS encoding YpmS family protein: protein MKQRTSGKKNLWKWGCLALLAFNLAFVGIIFLRIGTLREPAGHISSRQSQSDVMVGTFSSSRDQLNDTVEAYLKQYQTDNNSYSFKATEKEVVFEGTYTLLGYQVPLYVYFTPVVLEDGSIQLNVSSVSAGTLSLPVSDVLKFIASSYQLPDFVEVNSKKEAIVLNLPKMDNKAGLYVKATDFDLVNDKLRFAIYKRK, encoded by the coding sequence ATGAAACAAAGGACAAGTGGTAAAAAAAATCTATGGAAGTGGGGCTGTCTTGCCCTGCTTGCTTTTAATCTTGCTTTCGTCGGTATCATTTTCTTGCGCATAGGCACTCTTAGAGAACCAGCTGGTCATATCAGCAGCCGGCAGAGTCAATCGGATGTTATGGTAGGGACTTTCAGTTCCTCACGGGATCAGCTTAATGATACGGTTGAGGCTTATCTCAAGCAGTATCAGACTGATAATAACAGTTACAGTTTTAAGGCGACAGAAAAAGAAGTGGTATTTGAAGGGACCTATACTCTCTTGGGGTATCAGGTTCCCCTCTACGTTTATTTCACGCCTGTTGTCTTGGAAGATGGCAGTATTCAGCTTAATGTCAGCTCAGTTTCTGCTGGGACTCTGTCCCTCCCAGTTTCTGATGTTTTGAAGTTTATCGCTTCTAGCTATCAGTTACCTGATTTTGTTGAGGTTAATAGCAAGAAGGAAGCCATTGTGCTTAACTTGCCGAAAATGGATAATAAGGCCGGCCTCTATGTTAAAGCGACTGACTTTGATTTGGTTAATGATAAATTGCGTTTTGCTATCTACAAGAGAAAGTAG
- a CDS encoding ISAs1 family transposase — protein sequence MIDFIISIDERATELDGRQAWKIHYPLSTILFLVFCCQLAGIETWTEMEDFIEMNETTFADYVDLSDGCPSHDTLERVVSLVNPDRLKELNVQFEQSVTSLGAVHKLISVDGKTIRGNRGKDQKPVHIVTAYDGGHHLSLGQVAVDEKSNEIVAIPPLLRTIDIRKGIVTMDAMGTQTEIVDEIIKGKGDYCLAVKRNQETLYDDITLYFSDVNVLERLQQKRQYYQTIEKARGQIEVREYWVSSDIKWLCQNHPKWHKLRGIGMTRNTVDKDGQQSQEIRYFIFSFKPDVTTFATSVRGHWCVESLHWLLDVVYREDHNQTLDKRAAFTLNLIRKMCLYFLKVMTFPKKALSYRRKQRYISVHLEDYLVQLFGERGQADD from the coding sequence ATGATTGATTTTATTATTTCTATTGATGAACGAGCAACTGAACTGGATGGTCGTCAAGCTTGGAAAATTCATTACCCTTTGTCGACGATTCTCTTCTTGGTATTTTGCTGCCAATTGGCTGGTATTGAAACATGGACAGAGATGGAAGATTTTATTGAAATGAATGAAACAACCTTTGCAGACTATGTTGATTTGAGTGATGGTTGTCCGTCTCATGATACCTTAGAGCGTGTGGTTAGTCTTGTTAATCCAGACCGTTTAAAAGAGCTTAACGTTCAATTTGAACAATCAGTGACGAGCTTAGGGGCTGTTCATAAACTTATTTCAGTGGACGGTAAAACCATTAGAGGCAATCGCGGTAAAGATCAGAAGCCTGTTCATATTGTGACGGCTTATGATGGAGGACATCATCTTAGTTTGGGGCAGGTGGCGGTTGATGAGAAGAGTAATGAAATTGTTGCCATTCCTCCATTATTGCGCACCATTGATATCCGTAAAGGTATTGTGACCATGGATGCTATGGGAACACAGACAGAGATTGTGGATGAGATTATCAAAGGCAAAGGAGATTATTGCCTAGCCGTCAAAAGGAATCAAGAGACGCTTTATGACGATATTACCCTTTATTTTAGTGATGTCAACGTATTGGAAAGATTACAACAAAAGAGGCAATACTATCAGACCATTGAAAAAGCTAGAGGACAGATTGAAGTTCGAGAATATTGGGTGTCTTCTGATATCAAGTGGTTGTGTCAAAACCATCCCAAATGGCATAAATTACGTGGTATTGGGATGACTCGTAACACCGTTGATAAGGATGGTCAACAGAGTCAAGAGATTCGTTATTTTATCTTTAGTTTTAAGCCAGATGTCACCACATTTGCCACTAGTGTCCGAGGTCATTGGTGTGTCGAAAGCCTGCATTGGTTATTGGACGTGGTTTATCGTGAAGATCATAATCAGACATTGGATAAAAGAGCAGCATTTACCCTTAATCTTATTCGAAAAATGTGTTTATATTTTCTCAAAGTGATGACATTTCCTAAAAAAGCTCTCAGCTATCGTCGCAAACAACGGTATATCTCTGTTCATTTGGAAGACTATTTAGTCCAATTATTTGGAGAAAGAGGGCAAGCAGATGATTGA
- the rlmN gene encoding 23S rRNA (adenine(2503)-C(2))-methyltransferase RlmN, translating to MAATSKKDQENTEMKPSIYSLTRDQLIDWAIAHGEKKFRATQIWDWLYKKRVQSFEEMTNISKDFIAVLKENFDFNPLKQRIVQESADGTIKYLFELPDGMLIETVLMRQHYGLSVCVTTQVGCNIGCTFCASGLIKKQRDLNNGEITAQIMLVQKYLDDQGQGERVSHVVVMGIGEPFDNYDNVICFLRTINDDNGLAIGARHITVSTSGLAHKIRDFANEGIQVNLAVSLHAPNNELRSSIMRINRSFPLEKLFDAIEYYIETTNRRVTFEYIMLNEVNDSPENAQELADLTKSIRKLSYINLIPYNPVSEHDQYSRSTKERVDAFYDVLKKNGVNCVVRQEHGTDIDAACGQLRSNTMKRDRQKAMAR from the coding sequence ATGGCAGCAACCAGCAAGAAGGATCAAGAAAATACAGAAATGAAACCATCAATCTATAGTTTGACGCGAGACCAATTGATTGATTGGGCTATAGCACACGGTGAGAAGAAATTTCGGGCAACACAAATTTGGGACTGGCTTTATAAAAAGCGGGTGCAGTCCTTTGAGGAAATGACCAATATTTCCAAGGATTTTATTGCTGTTCTCAAGGAAAATTTTGACTTTAATCCCCTCAAGCAACGTATTGTTCAAGAGTCCGCCGATGGGACCATTAAATATCTTTTTGAGCTGCCGGATGGCATGCTGATTGAAACGGTGCTTATGCGGCAGCACTACGGTCTGTCTGTCTGTGTGACTACTCAGGTTGGCTGTAACATTGGCTGTACCTTTTGTGCCAGCGGTCTGATTAAAAAACAGCGTGACCTCAACAATGGAGAAATTACGGCTCAAATTATGCTGGTGCAAAAGTATCTGGATGACCAAGGTCAAGGCGAAAGGGTCAGCCACGTAGTGGTTATGGGAATTGGTGAACCTTTTGATAACTATGACAATGTTATCTGCTTCCTAAGAACCATCAATGATGATAATGGCTTAGCTATTGGGGCTCGCCATATCACCGTTTCCACCTCTGGTTTGGCTCATAAAATCCGTGACTTTGCCAATGAAGGGATTCAGGTCAATCTGGCCGTTTCTCTCCATGCTCCTAATAATGAGCTGCGCTCGAGTATCATGCGAATCAATCGTTCTTTCCCACTGGAAAAACTTTTTGATGCCATTGAGTACTATATCGAGACAACTAACCGTCGGGTAACCTTTGAATACATTATGCTTAATGAGGTTAATGACAGTCCTGAAAATGCTCAGGAGCTAGCGGATTTGACTAAGTCTATCCGCAAGCTTTCTTATATCAACTTGATTCCTTACAATCCTGTATCCGAACATGATCAGTACAGCCGTTCAACAAAGGAGCGTGTAGATGCTTTCTATGATGTCCTCAAGAAAAATGGTGTTAACTGTGTTGTTCGTCAGGAACACGGAACGGACATTGATGCAGCCTGCGGTCAGCTGCGGTCTAACACCATGAAGCGGGATCGGCAAAAAGCGATGGCAAGGTAG
- a CDS encoding ABC transporter ATP-binding protein, producing METKLMSQRQTFKRLMAYLKNYKWLTSLALIFLLLTTIVQTLIPLVARYFIDRYIQNVSQTALVILVGYFLLYVWQMIFSYVGNYLFAKVAYSIVRDIRQDAFDNIQRLGMVYFDQTPAGSIVSRLTNDTEAISQMFTGILSSFISAIFIFATTLYTMIVLDIRLTILVAFFLPFIFILVDLYRKRSMSVIEATRARLSDINTKLSESIEGIRVIQAFRQEERLKNEFEVINASHLAFANRSVLLDSIFLRPAMSLLKLLGYAVLMAYFGLTWQTIGITAGLMYAFIQYINRLFDPLISVTQNFSTLQTSMVSAGRVFTLIDRDTYEPKQANQNLQVTQGNIEFKHVSFSYDGKRQILDDISFSVRKGETIAFVGPTGSGKSSIINVFMRFYEFASGQVLLDGHDIRDYSQEELRRSVGLVLQDPFLYHGTIKSNIRMYQDISDQEVKAAAEFVDADDFIEKLPQSYDEPVTERGSTYSTGQRQLLAFARTVASQPKVLILDEATANIDSETEDVIQNSLRKMRQGRTTIAIAHRLSTIQDANCIYVLDKGRIIESGNHEELLAKRGTYHRMYQLQAGMMD from the coding sequence ATGGAAACGAAACTAATGAGTCAGCGCCAGACTTTTAAACGTCTCATGGCCTATCTGAAAAACTACAAGTGGTTGACCAGTCTAGCTCTTATCTTTCTTCTCTTGACAACAATCGTCCAAACCCTCATTCCTTTAGTGGCCCGTTACTTTATTGACCGTTATATCCAAAATGTCAGTCAGACGGCTCTAGTCATTCTGGTTGGTTACTTTTTGCTCTATGTGTGGCAGATGATTTTCTCTTATGTGGGGAATTACCTCTTTGCTAAGGTAGCCTATTCTATTGTGCGGGATATTCGCCAGGATGCCTTTGACAATATTCAGCGTCTGGGGATGGTTTATTTTGACCAGACTCCCGCAGGTTCTATTGTTTCTCGGCTGACCAATGATACCGAGGCTATCAGTCAGATGTTCACTGGGATTCTGTCCAGCTTTATCTCGGCCATCTTTATCTTTGCAACCACCCTCTACACCATGATTGTTCTGGATATTCGTCTGACCATCCTGGTAGCCTTCTTTTTGCCTTTCATCTTTATTCTGGTTGACCTCTACCGTAAAAGATCAATGAGCGTGATTGAGGCAACGAGGGCCCGACTCAGCGATATCAATACCAAGCTGTCTGAATCCATTGAAGGAATCCGAGTTATTCAGGCTTTTCGGCAGGAGGAGCGGCTCAAGAATGAATTTGAAGTAATCAATGCTAGCCATCTGGCCTTTGCCAATCGTTCGGTTCTGCTGGATTCCATCTTCCTAAGGCCGGCTATGTCCTTGCTCAAATTGCTGGGTTATGCGGTCCTGATGGCCTATTTTGGACTGACTTGGCAAACTATCGGAATCACGGCTGGACTTATGTATGCCTTTATTCAGTATATCAACCGTCTCTTTGATCCTCTGATTTCAGTCACGCAGAACTTCTCGACTCTGCAGACTTCTATGGTTTCAGCTGGCCGAGTCTTTACCTTGATTGACCGTGATACTTATGAGCCTAAACAAGCTAACCAAAATTTGCAGGTGACCCAAGGGAATATCGAATTTAAACATGTTAGCTTTTCCTACGATGGCAAGCGACAGATTCTCGATGATATCAGCTTTAGCGTCAGAAAAGGCGAGACCATTGCTTTTGTCGGCCCGACTGGTTCAGGTAAATCTTCCATCATCAATGTCTTTATGCGCTTCTACGAATTTGCATCAGGTCAGGTTCTCTTAGACGGTCATGATATCAGAGACTATTCACAAGAGGAGCTTAGACGGTCTGTCGGTCTGGTCTTACAGGATCCTTTTCTCTATCATGGAACCATTAAATCCAATATTCGGATGTATCAGGACATTTCTGACCAAGAAGTTAAGGCGGCAGCAGAATTTGTCGATGCCGATGACTTTATTGAAAAGCTGCCTCAGAGCTATGATGAACCTGTAACTGAAAGGGGTTCAACCTATTCAACAGGGCAGCGTCAGCTCCTAGCTTTTGCCAGAACAGTTGCCAGCCAGCCCAAGGTTCTGATTTTGGATGAAGCAACAGCTAATATTGACTCGGAGACCGAGGATGTTATCCAAAATTCCCTCAGGAAGATGCGGCAGGGACGGACGACTATCGCCATTGCCCACCGTCTTTCTACTATCCAAGATGCCAACTGTATCTATGTCTTGGATAAAGGTCGGATTATTGAAAGCGGCAATCATGAAGAGCTTCTAGCTAAGCGAGGGACCTACCACCGTATGTATCAGCTACAGGCTGGTATGATGGACTAG
- a CDS encoding ABC transporter ATP-binding protein: MIIKKLWWFFQQEKSRYLIGIFSLSLVSVLNLIPPKVMGQVIDSIDAKNLTLGSLLTKLVILLAAALGMYLLRLIWRFYLLGTSYRLGKNLRSRLFEHFTQMSPSFFQKYRTGDLMAHATNDINSLTMLAGAGVMSAVDASITALVTLFTMFFTISWQMTLIAILPLPLMSLATGRLGRKNHESFKASQAAFSDLNNKVQESVSGIKVTKSFGYQNQESASFAETNQQTFQKNLVSMRYNSMFTPVTMFFVGMSYVLTLLVGSYLITAGTVTVGSLVTFITYLDMLVWPLQAIGFLFNISQRGNVSYDRISKLLAEESDVQEADQPLATIENGPITYAINSFSYDTDATLRDIHFELGKGQTLGLVGQTGSGKTTLLKLLLREYDVTDGFVSLNGHNIKDYRLSDLRSLIGYVPQDQFLFALSILENIRFSNPDLTLDQVKKAAKLAQVYDDIIAMPDGFDTLIGEKGVSLSGGQKQRIAMARAMIMDPDILILDDSLSAVDAKTENAIIDHLKETRQGKTTIITAHRLSAVVHSDLILVLQDGRIIERGRHDDLLAQGGWYARTYASQQLEMEGGEHGNETNESAPDF, translated from the coding sequence ATGATTATAAAAAAACTCTGGTGGTTTTTCCAGCAGGAAAAGAGCCGCTATTTAATTGGGATTTTCTCCCTCAGTTTGGTCAGTGTCCTCAATCTGATTCCCCCAAAGGTCATGGGGCAGGTTATCGATTCCATTGATGCTAAAAATCTGACCCTCGGCTCACTTTTGACCAAGCTGGTCATTCTTCTTGCGGCTGCATTGGGCATGTATCTCTTGCGGCTGATTTGGCGGTTCTATTTACTTGGGACTTCTTATCGGCTTGGGAAAAATCTCCGCAGCCGCCTCTTTGAGCATTTCACTCAAATGTCTCCTTCTTTCTTTCAGAAGTATCGGACTGGGGATTTGATGGCCCATGCTACTAATGACATCAATTCCTTGACCATGTTGGCTGGAGCAGGTGTCATGTCGGCAGTAGATGCATCAATTACGGCCTTAGTGACCCTCTTTACCATGTTCTTTACTATCTCTTGGCAGATGACCCTGATTGCTATTCTCCCTCTGCCCTTGATGTCTTTGGCTACAGGCCGTTTGGGTCGCAAGAACCACGAATCTTTCAAGGCTTCTCAGGCTGCTTTTTCGGATCTCAACAACAAGGTGCAAGAGAGTGTTTCGGGTATCAAGGTAACTAAGTCCTTTGGTTATCAAAACCAAGAATCGGCTTCATTTGCTGAGACTAACCAGCAGACCTTTCAAAAGAACCTAGTCAGCATGCGGTACAATAGTATGTTTACTCCCGTCACTATGTTTTTTGTCGGGATGTCTTATGTTTTGACCCTCTTGGTTGGTTCCTACCTGATTACAGCAGGGACGGTCACGGTTGGTAGTCTGGTTACCTTTATCACTTATCTGGACATGTTGGTTTGGCCACTTCAGGCCATTGGTTTCCTCTTTAATATCAGTCAGCGAGGAAATGTTTCCTATGACCGGATTTCTAAGCTCTTGGCGGAAGAGAGCGATGTTCAGGAAGCAGACCAACCGCTTGCAACTATTGAAAATGGTCCGATTACTTATGCGATTAATAGCTTTAGCTACGATACTGATGCGACCCTGCGAGATATTCATTTCGAGTTGGGGAAGGGCCAGACTCTAGGCTTGGTTGGCCAAACGGGTTCTGGTAAAACCACCCTCTTGAAATTGCTCTTGCGGGAATACGATGTTACAGATGGCTTTGTCAGCCTTAATGGTCATAATATCAAGGATTACCGGCTCTCAGACCTCCGCAGTCTAATCGGTTATGTACCTCAGGATCAATTTCTTTTTGCTCTGTCCATCTTAGAAAATATTCGCTTTTCCAACCCTGATTTGACTTTGGATCAGGTCAAGAAGGCTGCTAAATTGGCTCAGGTCTATGATGATATTATAGCCATGCCGGATGGTTTTGACACCTTGATTGGTGAGAAGGGAGTTTCTCTGTCTGGCGGCCAGAAGCAGCGGATTGCTATGGCTCGAGCCATGATCATGGATCCTGACATTCTGATTTTGGATGACTCCCTATCGGCTGTTGATGCCAAGACCGAGAATGCCATCATTGATCACCTTAAGGAAACTCGTCAGGGCAAGACTACCATAATTACGGCCCATCGTCTTAGCGCAGTGGTACACAGTGACTTGATTTTGGTTCTGCAAGATGGTCGGATTATCGAACGAGGACGTCATGATGACTTACTGGCCCAAGGGGGCTGGTATGCAAGAACCTATGCTTCACAACAATTAGAAATGGAAGGAGGAGAGCATGGAAACGAAACTAATGAGTCAGCGCCAGACTTTTAA